The following are from one region of the Isoalcanivorax indicus genome:
- a CDS encoding CHASE2 domain-containing protein, whose amino-acid sequence MTTLAQRVLISSRHRWRTLAPLPRQFIVNLLIALVVLVTLQLFQHQPLLARQQSAGLDWLMRMTANTPAPADATPYLFIDLDTPSWVALGEPHLVPAEVLARLLEQLVETRANEVILDIDLSRRSLRDLAPLAAVMARWQASGDAPPLTLMRTLTPAPTPAGLGTPRATVLEDVSAGAAWAAPFFTLDPDRRVRRWRLVEPVCQGGQAQLLPSVQLVALARQQDALASLQAQLDRWPGGDCEGETLPALPRLQLGEQSVQLYLPGQSGTRGLGERILFTLPDAPASGWAHQPLASGGSRPLVIRLPVSALLAQTERLPDHLVYKRTVIIGASHVESGDVHATPLGSMAGPMVLINALHSLERFGQIRPPSFWTTALITSLLVLVLSFCFVRLPPLWANLGTLAGIVLLVIPLSLLYFRSGVWLNFLLPLLAVEVYRWIHRFRQYRRP is encoded by the coding sequence ATGACAACGCTGGCGCAACGCGTCCTGATATCCAGTCGCCATCGCTGGCGTACCCTGGCGCCCCTGCCCCGCCAGTTTATTGTCAATCTGCTGATCGCCCTGGTGGTGCTGGTCACCCTGCAACTGTTCCAGCATCAGCCGCTGCTGGCGCGGCAGCAGTCCGCCGGTCTCGACTGGCTGATGCGCATGACCGCCAATACCCCCGCCCCGGCGGACGCCACCCCGTACCTGTTCATCGATCTGGACACGCCCTCCTGGGTGGCGCTTGGTGAGCCGCATCTGGTGCCGGCCGAGGTGCTGGCGCGGTTGCTGGAGCAGTTGGTGGAGACCCGGGCCAACGAGGTCATTCTGGATATCGACCTGAGCCGCCGCAGCCTGCGTGACCTGGCACCGCTGGCCGCCGTCATGGCGCGCTGGCAAGCCAGTGGCGACGCGCCACCGCTGACGCTGATGCGCACTCTGACGCCCGCGCCGACGCCCGCCGGGCTGGGCACGCCGCGCGCCACGGTGCTGGAGGATGTCAGCGCAGGCGCGGCCTGGGCGGCGCCCTTCTTCACTCTGGACCCGGATCGGCGCGTGCGCCGCTGGCGTCTGGTGGAGCCGGTGTGTCAGGGCGGGCAGGCGCAACTGTTGCCCTCGGTGCAGCTGGTGGCCCTGGCGCGCCAACAGGACGCGTTGGCCTCGCTGCAGGCGCAGCTGGACCGCTGGCCGGGGGGCGATTGCGAGGGCGAGACGCTGCCCGCCCTGCCCCGGCTGCAACTGGGCGAGCAGTCGGTGCAGCTGTATCTGCCCGGCCAGTCCGGCACGCGCGGCCTGGGGGAGCGGATACTGTTCACCTTGCCGGATGCCCCGGCCAGCGGCTGGGCGCATCAGCCCCTGGCGTCCGGCGGCAGTCGGCCGCTGGTCATTCGTCTGCCGGTGTCGGCGCTCCTTGCGCAAACGGAGCGCCTGCCGGATCACCTGGTGTACAAGCGCACTGTGATTATCGGCGCCAGTCATGTGGAATCCGGCGATGTGCATGCCACACCGCTGGGCAGCATGGCCGGGCCCATGGTGTTGATAAATGCTCTGCACTCCCTCGAACGTTTTGGCCAGATCAGGCCGCCGTCGTTCTGGACCACGGCGCTGATCACCAGCCTGCTGGTCCTGGTATTGTCGTTCTGCTTTGTGCGCCTGCCGCCGCTGTGGGCCAATCTGGGCACGCTGGCGGGCATTGTGTTACTGGTCATCCCCTTGAGCCTGCTGTATTTCCGCTCGGGGGTGTGGCTGAATTTTCTGCTGCCGTTGCTGGCGGTTGAGGTGTATCGCTGGATTCACCGCTTCCGGCAGTACAGGAGACCCTGA
- a CDS encoding caspase family protein, whose protein sequence is MHRFLRGSTAALVFVLAGFGLTPALAAQQHALLVGVSEYPELAASLSLDGPRQDIPRLRSMLLQQGFDDKRVRVLADGVEGAHGLPTLAAITEAVEALIKTVDAGDLVFLHFSGHGTQSPTDDLEREPDGLDELFLPRDVSNWNFEQKSVPNALYDYQVGEWLDALRGKGAHVWIVFDSCHAGTMTRSVSDQSVRMRQLTPEALGIPVTRTRSVTQADATPSFMRPADAPGDLIAFFASQSHETTPEMRLPLGDPNGEFNGLFSHTLVRMLGQNPNVSYRQLAQLIMAEYNALPWRASTPLIVGTQMDRRVFHRDGELPARYTVRRDGGDLIIDAGQLNGFDTDAVVGLYTSPTADTPVARTTVRSSSLVSSRAPLPEDLGRASVWAALERPALNVSHRVRWATPPPDVWRKAQEAAAQSDLLKRTLNWVAPGDDADLLLHVSGGRLFFINRDDRLSCDLLKALSLPAEAGCEQADDTRLRSVAFEGNPEAALAANLLNNGLQRWVRAANLLRTASVLQGGSGAATALETRFEYRRDGRGDWRAYDPAAPLALYAGDEVRLSVTNTGRTDADISVLFVDNAHGIYQLWPEPGQAGRLGPGQRAQALAPTEVTSDTVGAEQLLVLNNPTSRGGPPVNYAWLEQSPMEYSSLRHADAAIATRSVGGAASLLAEGVGDMPLTRGLGASRNSTPEAGAHVIRWETRAR, encoded by the coding sequence ATGCACAGGTTTCTGCGAGGCAGCACGGCAGCGCTGGTCTTTGTCCTGGCCGGGTTCGGGCTGACGCCTGCGCTCGCCGCCCAGCAGCACGCCCTGCTGGTGGGGGTGTCGGAATACCCGGAACTGGCCGCCTCCCTGTCGCTGGACGGCCCGCGCCAGGATATCCCGCGCCTGCGCAGCATGCTGTTGCAGCAGGGCTTCGACGACAAGCGCGTGCGCGTGCTGGCAGATGGCGTGGAAGGGGCACATGGCCTGCCCACCCTGGCCGCTATCACCGAGGCGGTAGAAGCACTGATCAAGACGGTGGACGCGGGCGATCTGGTGTTCCTGCATTTTTCCGGCCATGGCACCCAATCCCCCACGGATGACCTGGAACGTGAGCCCGATGGCCTCGACGAGCTGTTTTTGCCCCGCGATGTCAGCAACTGGAATTTCGAACAGAAATCGGTGCCCAACGCCCTGTATGACTATCAGGTGGGCGAGTGGCTGGACGCGCTGCGCGGCAAAGGCGCCCACGTCTGGATCGTCTTCGACAGCTGCCACGCCGGCACCATGACCCGCAGTGTCAGCGACCAGAGCGTGCGCATGCGCCAACTGACACCGGAAGCCCTGGGCATTCCCGTCACCCGCACCCGCAGCGTGACACAGGCCGATGCCACACCCAGCTTTATGCGCCCCGCCGACGCCCCCGGCGATCTGATCGCGTTCTTTGCCTCGCAAAGCCACGAAACCACCCCGGAAATGCGCCTGCCACTGGGCGACCCGAACGGCGAATTCAACGGCCTGTTCAGCCACACCCTGGTGCGCATGCTCGGCCAGAACCCGAACGTCAGCTACCGCCAGCTCGCGCAATTGATTATGGCCGAGTACAACGCCCTGCCATGGCGCGCCAGCACGCCCCTGATCGTGGGCACCCAGATGGACCGCCGCGTGTTCCACCGCGACGGCGAACTGCCCGCCCGTTACACCGTGCGCCGGGACGGCGGCGACCTGATTATCGACGCCGGTCAACTGAACGGCTTCGACACCGACGCCGTGGTCGGCCTCTACACCAGCCCCACCGCCGACACGCCCGTGGCGCGCACCACAGTGCGCAGCAGCTCCCTGGTCTCCAGCCGCGCCCCCCTGCCCGAAGATCTGGGCCGCGCCAGCGTCTGGGCCGCCCTTGAACGCCCCGCCCTGAATGTCAGCCACCGCGTGCGCTGGGCCACGCCGCCCCCCGACGTGTGGCGCAAGGCGCAGGAGGCGGCGGCGCAGTCCGATCTGCTCAAGCGCACCCTGAACTGGGTGGCACCGGGCGACGATGCCGACCTGCTCCTGCATGTCAGCGGCGGCCGCCTGTTCTTCATCAATCGCGACGACCGCCTGTCCTGCGACCTGCTCAAGGCGCTGTCCTTGCCCGCAGAAGCCGGCTGCGAGCAGGCGGACGACACGCGCCTGCGCAGCGTCGCTTTCGAGGGCAACCCGGAAGCGGCCCTGGCCGCCAACCTGCTTAATAACGGCCTGCAACGCTGGGTGCGCGCCGCCAACCTGCTACGCACCGCATCGGTACTGCAAGGTGGCAGTGGCGCCGCCACCGCACTGGAAACCCGCTTCGAATATCGCCGTGATGGCCGTGGCGACTGGCGCGCCTATGACCCCGCCGCGCCACTGGCCCTGTACGCCGGTGATGAAGTCCGCCTGAGCGTCACCAACACCGGCCGCACCGATGCCGACATCAGCGTGCTGTTTGTCGATAACGCCCACGGCATCTATCAACTGTGGCCCGAGCCCGGCCAGGCCGGCCGCCTTGGCCCCGGCCAGCGCGCCCAGGCCCTGGCCCCCACCGAAGTCACCAGCGACACCGTTGGCGCCGAACAACTGCTGGTGCTGAACAACCCCACCAGCCGCGGCGGCCCGCCGGTCAACTACGCCTGGCTGGAACAATCGCCGATGGAATACAGCAGCCTGCGCCACGCCGACGCCGCCATCGCCACCCGCAGCGTCGGCGGCGCCGCCAGCCTGCTCGCCGAAGGCGTCGGCGACATGCCCCTGACCCGCGGCCTCGGTGCCTCACGCAATAGCACCCCCGAAGCCGGCGCCCACGTCATCCGCTGGGAAACCCGCGCGCGCTAA